CTGTTGCTCAATGGCGGCAAAAAGTTCGCCCACTCCGATGGCCGCTACAACACCACCCTGCACGAAGCGGCGCTGGCCGTACTGGACCGCGGTGGTCTGGATGTGAAGACCACCTTCATCGACGAGGGTTACGACATCGCCGAAGAGGTCGCCAAGTTCCTCTGGGCCGACGTGGTCATCTATCAGATGCCAGGCTGGTGGATGGGCGCCCCCTGGACCGTGAAAAAGTACATCGACGAAGTCTTCACCGAAGGCCACGGCAGCCTCTACGCCAGTGACGGCCGCACCCGTTCCGACGCTTCGCAGAAGTACGGCAGCGGTGGCCTGATCCACGGCAAGCAATACATGTTGTCGCTGACCTGGAACGCGCCGCAGCAAGCCTTCGACGACCCGACCGACTTCTTCGAAGGCAAAGGCGTGGACGCCGTGTACTTCCCTTTCCACAAGGCCAACCAGTTCCTGGGCATGAGCGGCTTGCCGACCTTCCTCGCCGTTGACGTGATGAAGCGCCCGAACATCGAAGGCGATATCGCACGCTACGAGCAGCATTTGACCGAGGTGTTCGGTCTCAAGGCTTGAGGTTCCTTTTGCCCCTTATCCAGCTACTATCAAGCCAGTTTCGTTTGAGGGGCATTTGTGAAAGCCAGATCCGATGAGTTGCAGATTTTCGTCTGCGTGATCGAGTGCGGGTCGATTTCGGCGGCGGCCGAGCAGGTCGGGCAGACGCCGTCGGCCGTCAGCCGTACCTTGTCGCGGCTGGAAGCCAAGCTCGACACCACCCTGATCAACCGCACCACGCGGCGCATGGACCTGACCGAGGAGGGCAAGTACTTCTTCGAACACGCCAAGCTGATCCTCGATCAGATGGATGAACTCGAAGAGCGCCTGACCTCGCGTCAGCAGACCCCGTCGGGGCGTTTGCGCATCAACGCCGCCTCGCCGTTCATGCTGCACGCCATCGTGCCGTACGTCGATGAGTTCCGCAGGCTCTATCCCGACATCCAGCTGGAACTCAACAGCAACGATCTGATTATTGATCTGCTGGAACAAAGCACCGACATCGCCATCCGCATCGGCACCCTTGCCGATTCGACCCTGCATGCCCGTTCCCTGGGTTGCAGCCCGCTGCACATCGTCGCCAGCCCCGCCTATCTCGAACGCCACGGCACCCCCATGGTGGTCGAGGACCTGAGCCAGCACGCGCTGCTCGGCTTTACCCATAACGAGGGCCTCAACCAGTGGCCGCTGCGTTATGTGCACGGTGACCGCTGGCCGATCCAGGCGTCGATCAGTGCGTCCAGCGGCGAGACCATCCGCCACCTGGCGCTCGAAGGCCAGGGCATCGCCAGCCTGTCGCACTACATGACCATCGAGGACATTCGCGCCGGGCGCCTGAAGGTGCTGCTGGCCGATTTCAACAGCGGTTACCGCCAGCCGATCAACGCGGTGTACTACCGCAACTCGCAACTGGCCCTGCGTATTCAATGCTTCCTGGATTTCATCCAGGGCAAGTTGGCGCTGTACGCGAGCTCAAACTTCAAGGACTGATTCTTGACCCCTGCGCAAGATTGAATTGGGTCGATGGGTATTTTTCGTCAGTAACGGCGGCTGGATACTGAGCCCATCACTTACCCACGCAGGGAGATTCCCCATGAACGTATTCGTCACCGGCGCTGCCGGTTTTATCGGCGGCTCCATCGCCACCGGCCTGGTTCGCGCCGGCCACAGCGTTACCGGTCTGGTGCGCAGCAACGAACAAGCCAGCGAGTTGCGCGCGCTGGGCATCACTCCGGTGATCGGCACCCTGGACGACACTGCCCTCCTGGCCGAACAGGCCCGTGCGGCCGACGCGGTGATCAACGCCGCCAGCAGCGACCATCGTGGTGCGGTCGAGGTGTTGCTCGATGCCTTGCGCGGCTCCAACAAGGTGTTCCTGCACACCAGTGGTTCGAGCATCGTCGGCGATGCGTCGGGCGGCCTGGCCAGTGACGCCATCTACTTCGAAGACGCGCTGCCTGCGCCGACCGTCGACAAGGCTGCACGCGTGGCCATCGACAACCTGATCCTTGCAGCCGCCAAGGACGGGGTGAATTCGGCGGTGATCTGCAACACCCTGATCTACGGCCACAGCCTCGGTGTGAACCGCGACAGCGTGCAGCTGCCACGTCTGCTGAAACAGGCGCGCAAGAGCGGGGTGGTGCGCCATGTCGGTACGGGCGGCAACATCTGGTCCAATGTGCACATCGAAGACGTGGTGGCGCTGTACTTGCTGGCGCTCACCAAGAACGTGCCGGGCACCTTCTACTTCGTGGAAAGCGGTGAAGCGTCGTTCATCGACATGACCACGGCCATGGCCGAGGCGCTGAACCTGGGGCAACCGCAGGACTGGCCACTCAAGGACGCCGAGGCCGAGTGGGGTTATGAAATGGCCAACTATGGCCTGGGCTCCAACAGCCGGGTGCGGGGCAAGAAGGCGCGGGAAGTGCTGGGGTGGGTGCCGAAGCGGACTTCGGTGGTGGAGTGGATTCGGGGGGAGATGGTCTGAGTTCGCTGTAGACCGAGTTATCGTTCATCGCGGGCAAGCCCGCTCCCACAGTTGACCGCGTTGTTCAGACGAACTCGCTCTAATGTGGGAGCGGGCTTGCCCGCGATGGCTTTCTCAAAGGCACCAAAGCTGGCCGGGCCAGGCGCAAATCCGT
This DNA window, taken from Pseudomonas sp. MYb118, encodes the following:
- a CDS encoding NAD-dependent epimerase/dehydratase family protein, which produces MNVFVTGAAGFIGGSIATGLVRAGHSVTGLVRSNEQASELRALGITPVIGTLDDTALLAEQARAADAVINAASSDHRGAVEVLLDALRGSNKVFLHTSGSSIVGDASGGLASDAIYFEDALPAPTVDKAARVAIDNLILAAAKDGVNSAVICNTLIYGHSLGVNRDSVQLPRLLKQARKSGVVRHVGTGGNIWSNVHIEDVVALYLLALTKNVPGTFYFVESGEASFIDMTTAMAEALNLGQPQDWPLKDAEAEWGYEMANYGLGSNSRVRGKKAREVLGWVPKRTSVVEWIRGEMV
- a CDS encoding NAD(P)H-dependent oxidoreductase is translated as MKKVLLLNGGKKFAHSDGRYNTTLHEAALAVLDRGGLDVKTTFIDEGYDIAEEVAKFLWADVVIYQMPGWWMGAPWTVKKYIDEVFTEGHGSLYASDGRTRSDASQKYGSGGLIHGKQYMLSLTWNAPQQAFDDPTDFFEGKGVDAVYFPFHKANQFLGMSGLPTFLAVDVMKRPNIEGDIARYEQHLTEVFGLKA
- a CDS encoding LysR family transcriptional regulator, coding for MKARSDELQIFVCVIECGSISAAAEQVGQTPSAVSRTLSRLEAKLDTTLINRTTRRMDLTEEGKYFFEHAKLILDQMDELEERLTSRQQTPSGRLRINAASPFMLHAIVPYVDEFRRLYPDIQLELNSNDLIIDLLEQSTDIAIRIGTLADSTLHARSLGCSPLHIVASPAYLERHGTPMVVEDLSQHALLGFTHNEGLNQWPLRYVHGDRWPIQASISASSGETIRHLALEGQGIASLSHYMTIEDIRAGRLKVLLADFNSGYRQPINAVYYRNSQLALRIQCFLDFIQGKLALYASSNFKD